In the genome of bacterium, one region contains:
- the thiE gene encoding thiamine phosphate synthase codes for MKAKAPFDPLLYLVTDPELSLGRSEVEVVRRAVAAGVTMVQYRDKNASTRVMIEKTRSLAKICRESAVPLIVNDRLDVALAGGAHGVHLGQDDMDPGDCHEIAGTGFIIGVSVTTVEEVRKAEKAGADYVAANGVFPTGTKTDLGEPLGLTGLAELAAATDLPLIAIGGIDDTNAGQIIEAGGTGVALVSFIVGAEDIEGRCGLMLSALHRAKS; via the coding sequence ATGAAAGCAAAAGCACCTTTCGATCCATTACTGTACTTGGTGACCGACCCGGAGTTGTCCCTGGGGCGGTCGGAGGTCGAGGTCGTACGGCGGGCCGTCGCAGCCGGCGTCACCATGGTCCAGTACAGGGACAAGAACGCTTCGACCCGTGTTATGATCGAAAAGACTCGTTCCCTCGCTAAAATCTGCAGGGAAAGCGCAGTACCCCTCATTGTCAACGACAGGCTGGACGTGGCCCTCGCCGGAGGAGCCCATGGGGTTCACCTTGGCCAGGACGACATGGACCCCGGCGATTGCCATGAAATCGCCGGGACCGGGTTTATCATCGGCGTTTCTGTAACAACCGTCGAAGAAGTGAGAAAAGCGGAAAAGGCGGGAGCCGATTACGTCGCCGCCAACGGAGTCTTCCCCACCGGGACCAAGACCGACCTGGGAGAACCGTTGGGGCTTACCGGCCTGGCCGAACTGGCCGCAGCGACCGACCTGCCCCTTATCGCCATCGGAGGGATCGACGACACCAACGCAGGGCAGATCATTGAGGCAGGGGGAACTGGAGTTGCACTGGTCTCATTCATCGTAGGGGCAGAAGATATAGAGGGAAGGTGTGGATTGATGTTATCTGCCCTGCATAGAGCTAAGAGCTAA